A stretch of Gossypium hirsutum isolate 1008001.06 chromosome A06, Gossypium_hirsutum_v2.1, whole genome shotgun sequence DNA encodes these proteins:
- the LOC107963291 gene encoding probable E3 ubiquitin-protein ligase RHA1A, translating to MATSGSAKYRVVSHNTVPVPFDQQYFDLDDAMMMPENLQATLQTVIRLVSDMPTVHYATGSCSICMESFRSSEGTSAAPRQVSCGHVYHHNCITDWLLNSNSYSCPLCRRQVSR from the coding sequence ATGGCTACCAGCGGATCAGCTAAATACCGTGTTGTTTCCCATAATACTGTTCCTGTTCCTTTCGATCAACAATATTTCGACCTCGATGATGCGATGATGATGCCGGAGAACCTTCAAGCCACTCTTCAAACAGTCATCCGTTTGGTTTCCGACATGCCGACGGTTCATTATGCAACCGGTAGTTGCTCCATTTGCATGGAAAGTTTCCGGTCGTCGGAGGGTACTTCAGCTGCTCCTAGGCAAGTCTCATGTGGCCATGTTTATCACCATAATTGTATTACCGATTGGCTCTTAAATAGCAACAGCTATTCTTGTCCTCTTTGCCGCCGCCAAGTTTCCCGATGA